Proteins encoded together in one Terriglobus saanensis SP1PR4 window:
- the map gene encoding type I methionyl aminopeptidase produces the protein MAIAIKTPQEIQKMRRSGEVLSQVHEAVRQAVKPGVSTMDLEKIAERKIAELGGKPAFKGYMDYPACLCTSVNNEVIHGIPSASKQLKDGDIVSVDCGVILDGYYSDAAVTHAVGKTSAATRKLLEVTKQSLEQAIQEVKVGQTLGDIGAAVQEFCEAEGFGVVREFVGHGIGKKMHEDPQVPNYGKRGKGTKLRAGMVLAIEPMINAGRPEVKVLGDGWTAVTVDGSWSAHFEHTVAVTEDGPLVLTR, from the coding sequence ATGGCGATTGCGATCAAGACTCCTCAGGAAATCCAGAAGATGCGTCGCAGCGGTGAGGTTCTCAGCCAGGTTCATGAGGCGGTTCGGCAGGCAGTGAAGCCGGGCGTTTCGACGATGGATTTAGAGAAGATTGCGGAGCGGAAGATCGCCGAGCTGGGCGGAAAACCTGCTTTCAAGGGATATATGGACTACCCGGCGTGCCTGTGCACCTCGGTGAACAATGAAGTGATTCACGGTATTCCTTCGGCAAGCAAGCAGCTGAAAGATGGCGATATTGTGAGCGTGGACTGCGGTGTGATTCTGGATGGCTACTACTCCGATGCGGCAGTCACGCACGCGGTAGGCAAGACCAGCGCGGCGACACGCAAACTGCTGGAAGTGACGAAGCAGTCGCTGGAGCAGGCGATTCAAGAGGTGAAGGTAGGCCAGACGCTTGGCGATATCGGCGCTGCGGTGCAGGAGTTTTGTGAGGCGGAAGGGTTTGGCGTAGTGCGGGAGTTCGTGGGACACGGCATTGGCAAGAAGATGCACGAAGATCCCCAGGTTCCGAACTATGGCAAGCGCGGTAAAGGTACAAAGCTGAGGGCGGGCATGGTGTTGGCGATTGAGCCGATGATCAATGCCGGACGTCCCGAGGTGAAGGTTCTGGGAGATGGTTGGACCGCAGTGACCGTGGACGGCAGCTGGAGCGCCCACTTTGAGCATACGGTTGCGGTGACGGAAGACGGTCCTCTGGTTCTTACGCGATAA
- the rpmJ gene encoding 50S ribosomal protein L36 — protein sequence MKVRASVKKICDKCKIVHRRGVVRVICENAKHKQRQG from the coding sequence ATGAAGGTTCGTGCATCTGTAAAGAAGATCTGTGACAAGTGCAAGATCGTTCACCGCCGCGGTGTGGTGCGTGTGATCTGCGAGAACGCCAAGCATAAGCAGCGCCAGGGTTAA
- the infA gene encoding translation initiation factor IF-1 yields the protein MSKEDAIEVMAVVVETLPNAMFKVEMENKHQVLAHVSGRMRKNFIRILPGDRVAIELSPYDLNRGRITYRYK from the coding sequence TTGTCGAAGGAAGATGCAATTGAAGTCATGGCAGTGGTGGTTGAAACGCTGCCGAATGCGATGTTCAAGGTCGAGATGGAGAACAAGCATCAGGTGCTGGCCCATGTCTCAGGACGCATGCGCAAGAACTTCATCCGTATCCTTCCTGGCGATCGCGTCGCCATTGAATTGAGCCCGTATGACTTGAACCGCGGGCGCATTACTTACCGCTATAAGTAA